Proteins encoded by one window of Streptacidiphilus sp. PB12-B1b:
- a CDS encoding HAD-IC family P-type ATPase, producing the protein MTAPQLPGLTSAEVAERVARGQVNDVPVRSSRTTAEVVRANVLTRFNAIIGTLFVVIVVVGPLQDGLFGFVIIANTGIGIFQELRAKRTLDSLAVVGEARPRVRREGRSTELTNSEIVLGDLVELGSGDKVTVDGEVAEADSLEIDESLLTGEADPVHKHPGDPVLSGSFVVAGSGAFTTTRVGRAAYAAQLAEEASRFTLVASELRSGIDTILRYITWMLVPTALGLILSQLYVEQNDVAEAVRRMVAGIVPMVPEGLVLLTSVAFAIGVIRLGRHQCLVQELPAIEGLARVDTVCLDKTGTLTEGGMDVSELRVLTGDGDADRTMVEHVLGSLGAADARPNASLKAIIDRYPEQPGWSQLQAAPFSSARKWSGAALRDPDGGQATWLMGAPDVLLPPGDPALTAVDELGAQGLRVLLLGRTATSLDAPDPAAGLEPAALVVLRQRVRPDAARTLRYFEDQGVAAKVISGDNAVSVGAVAGSLGLPGADDPLDARTLPEDREQLAGVVEQHSVFGRVTPQQKRDLVQGLQSRGHHVAMTGDGVNDVLALKDADIGVAMGAGSEATRAVAQIVLLDNRFATLPLVVAEGRRVIGNIERVANLFLVKTVYSVLLALLVIIMRVPYPFLPRHSTVLSGLTIGIPAFFLALAPNSERARTGFVRRVLRFAVPAGVIAGGASFATYMLARADHATPQVPDTSVTTLTLFIVALWALAIIARPYTWWRVLLVLSMAGCFALVLIIPWLKTFFQLSLEGWRDPWTAVGVALIGCVLLEVVWRYLRLHPDNPPPRNAPAEATQAHAREDRHVSALNVDDR; encoded by the coding sequence ATGACCGCACCGCAGCTGCCGGGCCTCACCTCCGCCGAGGTGGCCGAACGCGTCGCGCGAGGCCAGGTCAACGACGTGCCGGTGCGGTCCAGCCGGACGACCGCCGAGGTCGTCCGCGCCAATGTGCTGACCCGGTTCAACGCCATCATCGGCACCCTGTTCGTGGTGATCGTGGTGGTCGGGCCGTTGCAGGACGGCCTCTTCGGCTTCGTCATCATCGCCAACACCGGCATCGGGATCTTCCAGGAGCTGCGCGCCAAGCGCACCCTGGACAGCCTGGCCGTGGTCGGCGAGGCCCGCCCCCGGGTCCGCCGGGAGGGCCGCAGCACCGAGCTGACCAACAGCGAGATCGTCCTCGGCGACCTGGTCGAGCTGGGCTCCGGCGACAAGGTCACCGTGGACGGCGAGGTCGCCGAGGCCGACAGCCTGGAGATCGACGAGTCGCTGCTGACCGGCGAGGCCGATCCGGTGCACAAGCACCCCGGCGATCCGGTGCTGTCCGGCAGCTTCGTCGTGGCCGGATCGGGCGCGTTCACCACCACCCGGGTCGGCCGCGCGGCGTACGCGGCCCAGCTGGCCGAGGAGGCCAGCCGGTTCACCCTGGTCGCCTCCGAGCTGCGCAGCGGCATCGACACGATCCTGCGCTACATCACCTGGATGCTGGTCCCCACCGCGCTCGGGCTGATCCTGAGCCAGCTGTACGTGGAACAGAACGACGTCGCCGAGGCGGTCCGGCGGATGGTCGCCGGGATCGTCCCCATGGTCCCCGAGGGCCTGGTGCTGCTGACGTCCGTCGCCTTCGCCATCGGCGTGATCCGGCTCGGCCGACACCAGTGCCTGGTGCAGGAGCTGCCCGCGATCGAGGGCCTGGCCCGGGTGGACACCGTCTGCCTGGACAAGACCGGCACCCTCACCGAGGGCGGCATGGACGTCTCCGAGCTGCGCGTCCTGACCGGGGACGGCGACGCGGACCGGACGATGGTGGAGCACGTCCTGGGCAGCCTGGGCGCGGCCGACGCCCGGCCCAATGCCAGCCTGAAGGCCATCATCGACCGCTACCCGGAGCAGCCGGGCTGGTCACAGCTCCAGGCCGCGCCGTTCTCGTCCGCCCGCAAGTGGTCCGGCGCCGCCCTGCGCGACCCGGACGGCGGCCAGGCCACCTGGCTGATGGGCGCGCCGGACGTGCTGCTGCCGCCCGGCGATCCGGCCCTGACCGCCGTGGACGAGCTGGGCGCGCAGGGCCTGCGGGTACTGCTGCTCGGCCGCACCGCGACCTCCCTGGACGCCCCCGACCCGGCCGCCGGGCTGGAGCCGGCGGCGCTGGTGGTGCTGCGGCAGCGGGTCCGCCCGGACGCCGCCCGCACCCTGCGCTACTTCGAGGACCAGGGCGTCGCCGCCAAGGTCATCTCCGGCGACAACGCCGTCTCCGTCGGCGCGGTCGCCGGTTCGCTCGGCCTGCCCGGCGCGGACGACCCGCTGGACGCCCGCACCCTGCCCGAGGACCGCGAGCAGCTGGCCGGGGTGGTCGAGCAGCACTCGGTGTTCGGCCGGGTGACCCCGCAGCAGAAGCGGGACCTCGTCCAGGGCCTCCAGTCGCGCGGCCACCACGTCGCCATGACCGGCGACGGCGTCAACGACGTGCTCGCCCTGAAGGACGCCGACATCGGCGTCGCCATGGGCGCGGGCAGCGAGGCGACCCGGGCGGTCGCCCAGATCGTGCTGCTGGACAACCGTTTCGCCACGCTGCCGCTGGTCGTCGCCGAGGGCCGCCGGGTGATCGGCAACATCGAACGCGTCGCCAATCTGTTCCTGGTGAAGACTGTCTACTCGGTGCTGCTGGCGCTGCTGGTGATCATCATGCGGGTGCCGTACCCGTTCCTGCCGCGCCACTCCACCGTGCTCAGCGGGCTCACCATCGGCATCCCCGCCTTCTTCCTGGCCCTGGCCCCCAACAGCGAGCGTGCCCGCACCGGCTTCGTCCGGCGGGTGCTGCGGTTCGCCGTCCCGGCCGGGGTGATCGCCGGCGGCGCCAGCTTCGCCACGTACATGCTGGCCCGCGCCGACCACGCCACCCCCCAGGTCCCCGACACCAGCGTCACCACCCTGACGCTGTTCATCGTCGCCCTGTGGGCCCTGGCGATCATCGCCCGCCCGTACACCTGGTGGCGCGTGCTGCTGGTGCTCTCCATGGCCGGCTGCTTCGCGCTGGTGCTGATCATCCCCTGGCTCAAGACCTTCTTCCAGCTCAGCCTGGAGGGCTGGCGCGACCCCTGGACGGCGGTGGGCGTGGCCCTGATCGGCTGCGTGCTGCTGGAAGTCGTCTGGCGCTACCTGCGGCTCCACCCCGACAACCCGCCGCCGCGCAACGCCCCCGCTGAGGCGACCCAGGCGCACGCCCGTGAGGATCGTCACGTATCAGCCCTGAATGTTGACGATCGATAA
- a CDS encoding helix-turn-helix transcriptional regulator, with protein sequence MATANEPPDPTSSVLAFFASEVIRLRTQQGWSQEELARRAHATQAAISYVETAKRVPSDLLAHGLDMAFEAGGLLIRLQPLVVRYAYPTWFLPYVELEREALSMRVFESQIIPGLLQTEEYARALMASGRPDSMDDAVAARMSRQSLLEGEGDERPRAWFVIDEQVLRRQIGGPDVWRAQLIRLLKEAQQPRTVIQVIPEQTTSHPGLQGPFTLLNLADTPEVLFVDGFAQGRLGLDPAEISEATRAYDLLKAMALSPAASGDLITGYLEGNKQ encoded by the coding sequence ATGGCCACAGCGAACGAACCACCGGACCCGACCTCCAGCGTGCTGGCCTTCTTCGCCTCGGAGGTGATCCGACTCCGCACCCAGCAGGGCTGGAGCCAGGAGGAACTCGCCAGACGCGCCCACGCCACCCAGGCCGCCATCTCCTACGTGGAGACAGCGAAGCGCGTCCCAAGTGACCTGCTCGCGCACGGGCTTGACATGGCGTTCGAGGCTGGCGGCCTGCTCATCCGCCTCCAACCCCTGGTTGTGCGGTACGCCTACCCGACATGGTTCCTGCCGTACGTGGAGTTGGAACGCGAGGCGCTCTCCATGCGGGTCTTCGAAAGCCAGATCATCCCCGGCTTGCTCCAGACAGAGGAGTACGCTCGCGCCCTGATGGCCTCTGGGCGTCCCGACTCAATGGACGATGCCGTGGCGGCGCGCATGAGTCGCCAATCCCTTCTCGAAGGGGAAGGGGATGAACGCCCGCGAGCCTGGTTCGTCATCGATGAGCAGGTGTTGCGACGACAGATCGGCGGACCGGATGTCTGGCGCGCCCAACTGATAAGGCTGCTGAAAGAGGCTCAGCAACCTCGCACCGTCATTCAGGTGATTCCGGAGCAGACCACTTCCCACCCTGGACTGCAAGGCCCGTTCACGCTGCTGAATCTGGCAGACACGCCAGAGGTGCTGTTCGTAGACGGCTTCGCACAAGGGCGACTTGGGCTCGATCCGGCAGAGATTTCCGAGGCCACCCGCGCTTACGATCTCCTCAAGGCGATGGCACTTTCGCCAGCGGCCTCCGGCGACTTGATCACCGGATACCTGGAAGGAAACAAACAATGA
- a CDS encoding DUF397 domain-containing protein: MISASELAVTWRKSRHSNNGGNCVEVGDGLTHAVPVRDSKDPLGPALVFEPAAWTAFVAAIRAGELPNV; the protein is encoded by the coding sequence ATGATCAGCGCAAGCGAGTTGGCCGTCACCTGGCGCAAGTCGCGCCACTCCAACAACGGCGGCAACTGCGTCGAGGTCGGCGACGGCCTCACCCACGCCGTCCCCGTCCGCGACAGCAAGGACCCCCTCGGTCCGGCACTGGTCTTCGAACCCGCCGCCTGGACCGCCTTCGTCGCGGCCATCCGCGCAGGTGAACTGCCGAACGTCTGA
- a CDS encoding DUF397 domain-containing protein, producing MTPRASELRTTWHTSSYSGNGGNCVEVGDGLTQAVPVRDSKDPHGPALMFAPDAWAAFVAAIRAGELLPGG from the coding sequence ATGACGCCCAGGGCAAGCGAGTTGCGTACCACCTGGCACACGTCCAGCTACAGCGGCAACGGCGGGAACTGCGTTGAGGTCGGGGACGGTCTCACCCAGGCTGTGCCCGTCCGGGACAGCAAGGATCCGCATGGTCCGGCGTTGATGTTCGCGCCTGACGCGTGGGCGGCGTTCGTCGCAGCCATACGCGCGGGCGAGCTGCTGCCGGGCGGCTGA
- a CDS encoding NAD(P)/FAD-dependent oxidoreductase, giving the protein MSSAHHPVTVIGAGLGGLTLARVLHTHGIEAVVYDLDAAPAARAQGGMLDIHESSGQVALHAAGLYDTFRGLTLPGAEAMRVLDRHAVVRLTEDDDGDGSRPEVERGQLRDLLLDSLPEGTVRWGAKAAGARALGDGRHEVAFADGSTITTDLLVGADGAWSRIRPLVSDATPAYTGVSFVEFDLQDADTRHPAAAEIVGPGMLFALGAGKGFLAHREPDHSLHIYAALLAPESWIGGVDFADTAAAKAALTAEFAGWDDAYRALIAEADSPLVPRLIHALPVGHRWTRTPGITLLGDAAHLMSPFAGEGANLAMLDGAELGQAIAAHPGDTEAALAAYEQALFPRSEAAAAESAANLTLIFREDAPQGLLDQFASYQQTAPH; this is encoded by the coding sequence ATGAGCAGCGCCCACCACCCCGTCACTGTCATCGGCGCCGGGCTCGGCGGCCTCACCCTCGCCCGCGTCCTGCACACGCACGGCATCGAGGCCGTCGTCTACGACCTGGACGCCGCCCCGGCCGCCCGCGCCCAGGGCGGCATGCTCGACATCCACGAGAGCTCCGGGCAGGTCGCGCTGCACGCCGCCGGCCTGTACGACACCTTTCGCGGGCTCACCCTCCCCGGAGCCGAGGCCATGCGCGTGCTGGACCGGCATGCCGTGGTCAGGCTGACCGAGGACGACGACGGTGACGGCAGCCGCCCCGAGGTCGAGCGCGGACAACTGCGCGATCTGCTGCTCGACTCCCTGCCCGAGGGCACTGTCCGCTGGGGCGCGAAGGCCGCCGGCGCCCGCGCGCTCGGCGACGGACGCCACGAGGTGGCCTTCGCCGACGGCTCCACCATCACCACCGACCTGCTGGTCGGCGCGGACGGCGCCTGGTCGCGCATCCGCCCGCTGGTCTCCGACGCCACGCCCGCCTACACCGGCGTCTCCTTCGTCGAGTTCGACCTTCAGGACGCCGACACCCGCCACCCGGCGGCAGCGGAGATCGTCGGCCCGGGCATGCTGTTCGCGCTCGGCGCGGGCAAGGGCTTCCTCGCCCACCGCGAGCCCGACCACAGCCTCCACATCTACGCTGCGCTGCTGGCCCCGGAGAGCTGGATCGGCGGCGTCGACTTCGCCGACACCGCCGCCGCGAAGGCAGCCCTGACGGCGGAGTTCGCCGGCTGGGACGACGCCTACCGCGCGCTGATCGCCGAAGCAGACAGCCCGCTGGTGCCCCGACTCATCCACGCGCTGCCGGTCGGGCACCGGTGGACGCGCACCCCCGGCATCACCCTGCTCGGCGACGCCGCCCACCTGATGTCACCGTTCGCCGGGGAGGGCGCCAACCTCGCCATGCTCGACGGCGCCGAACTCGGCCAGGCCATCGCCGCCCACCCCGGCGACACCGAAGCCGCCCTCGCCGCCTACGAGCAGGCGCTGTTCCCGCGCAGCGAGGCGGCAGCGGCCGAATCCGCCGCCAACCTCACCCTCATCTTCCGCGAGGACGCTCCGCAGGGCCTGCTCGACCAGTTCGCCTCCTACCAGCAGACCGCCCCGCACTGA
- a CDS encoding TetR/AcrR family transcriptional regulator, with protein sequence MTPPKPTPVSRRERPAKPALSREAIVTAAMEILRGEQLERVTMRRLAQVLDTGPASLYVYVRNTAELHAYLLDDLLAGLDLAPVTAAGDWRDRLVTVLLSYTTVLMEHPGLAQSALVTRPSGPGYLRLLDGVLALLDGQVPADRAAWAVDLLLHFATSTAAEQGARSRAADAEAEEDDLGEAITGATAETYPNIAALGLDLLSGTGEDRLLWGFTVLISGILVTPRPTG encoded by the coding sequence ATGACTCCCCCGAAGCCGACGCCGGTCAGCCGCCGCGAGCGGCCCGCCAAGCCCGCGCTGTCCCGCGAGGCCATCGTCACGGCCGCGATGGAGATCCTGCGCGGCGAGCAGCTCGAACGGGTCACCATGCGGCGCCTGGCCCAGGTGCTCGACACCGGCCCGGCCTCGCTGTACGTCTACGTGCGCAACACCGCCGAGCTGCACGCTTACCTGCTGGACGACCTGCTCGCCGGGCTGGACCTGGCCCCGGTCACGGCGGCGGGCGACTGGCGCGACCGGCTGGTCACCGTGCTGCTCTCCTACACCACCGTGCTGATGGAGCACCCGGGCCTGGCCCAGTCCGCCCTGGTCACCCGGCCCTCCGGCCCCGGCTACCTGCGGCTGCTCGACGGCGTCCTGGCGCTGCTGGACGGCCAGGTGCCCGCCGACCGGGCGGCGTGGGCGGTGGACCTGCTGCTGCACTTCGCCACCTCGACCGCCGCCGAGCAGGGGGCCCGCAGCCGGGCCGCCGACGCCGAGGCGGAGGAGGACGACCTCGGCGAGGCGATCACCGGGGCCACCGCCGAGACCTACCCGAACATCGCCGCGCTCGGCCTGGACCTGCTGAGCGGCACCGGCGAGGACCGGCTGCTCTGGGGGTTCACCGTGCTGATCAGCGGCATTCTGGTGACGCCCCGGCCGACCGGCTGA
- a CDS encoding DUF2079 domain-containing protein — MATIATAVDGYDAEQGSAPIGVPAQSRHRRRPVRRSTLPYLLLGLLFLAGYAVLTVSRYRQEASLPPGTALIMQEIHGYASLSAPDFSVHGVPVNALGLHFSPVLALLVPLYWVFPNALTLLLVQDLLFAGSVTIVAATAGRLWGGHGRTQARGRALCLGAAYGLSWGLQNAVGTDLRLTCFAVPLVALSLRNVLLERWQRAGLWALPLVFVQEDLALTVALIGVVVVLRRRWAAGAVLIGFGVAALLITVDWVIPHFSAGGSYTYWSQLPGGYLDLLSPLKLLHHLADVGGGTKLATLGYLLAVTGFLALRSPLALVAVPTLAWRFLATDPAYWGTAGHYSAVLMPVLFLALVDAVHRCEEYGRVGWLRRYATQSAVPVVTAVALTLCVSLHLPVTDLFKPATYRAAAHQAAAAPLPSALPSAPPLPNAGLPVSPRSPAPR; from the coding sequence ATGGCCACCATCGCCACCGCCGTCGACGGCTATGACGCCGAGCAGGGTTCGGCGCCCATCGGTGTCCCCGCACAGTCCCGGCACCGGCGGCGCCCGGTGCGCCGGAGCACCCTGCCGTACCTGCTGCTCGGCCTGCTGTTCCTGGCGGGTTACGCGGTCCTGACGGTCAGCCGCTACCGGCAGGAGGCGTCGCTGCCGCCGGGCACCGCGCTGATCATGCAGGAGATCCACGGCTACGCCTCGCTCAGCGCGCCCGACTTCAGCGTCCACGGCGTCCCGGTGAACGCCCTCGGCCTGCACTTCTCCCCGGTGCTGGCCCTGCTGGTGCCGCTGTACTGGGTGTTTCCGAACGCGCTGACGCTGCTGCTGGTGCAGGACCTGCTGTTTGCCGGGTCGGTGACGATCGTGGCCGCCACCGCCGGGCGGCTCTGGGGCGGGCACGGGCGGACGCAGGCGCGCGGGCGGGCGCTGTGCCTGGGTGCGGCCTACGGCCTGTCCTGGGGTCTGCAGAACGCGGTCGGCACGGATCTGCGGCTGACCTGCTTCGCGGTGCCGCTGGTCGCCCTCTCCCTGCGGAACGTGCTGCTGGAGCGGTGGCAGCGGGCGGGCCTGTGGGCGCTGCCGCTGGTGTTCGTCCAGGAGGACCTGGCGCTGACCGTGGCCCTGATCGGCGTGGTGGTCGTGCTGCGGCGGCGCTGGGCGGCCGGGGCCGTGCTGATCGGCTTCGGCGTCGCCGCCCTGCTGATCACCGTGGACTGGGTGATCCCGCACTTCAGCGCCGGCGGCAGCTACACGTACTGGTCGCAGCTGCCCGGCGGCTACCTGGATCTGCTCTCGCCGCTGAAGCTGCTGCACCACCTGGCCGACGTCGGCGGCGGCACCAAGCTGGCGACGCTGGGCTACCTGCTCGCCGTCACCGGGTTCCTGGCGCTGCGCTCGCCGCTGGCGCTGGTCGCCGTCCCGACCCTGGCCTGGCGGTTCCTCGCCACCGATCCGGCGTACTGGGGAACCGCCGGGCACTACAGCGCGGTGCTGATGCCGGTGCTGTTCCTGGCGCTGGTGGACGCGGTGCACCGGTGCGAGGAGTACGGGCGGGTCGGCTGGCTGCGCCGCTATGCGACGCAGTCGGCGGTGCCGGTGGTCACGGCGGTGGCGCTGACCCTGTGCGTCTCGCTGCACCTGCCGGTGACGGACCTGTTCAAGCCCGCCACCTACCGCGCGGCCGCGCACCAGGCAGCGGCCGCGCCCCTGCCGTCGGCACTGCCGTCGGCGCCGCCGCTGCCCAACGCGGGCTTGCCGGTCAGCCCTCGAAGTCCCGCGCCGCGCTGA